The stretch of DNA TTTTTTCTAACTATCTGGTACGCAATCAAGAAGAGGAAGGCTGGCGGGTCTTTTCACTCATCTTCACCGGTTTCGGCAGCTTAATGCTCGTACTGATTACAATTGCCTGCGTTTTTGCAGGCGAGTTCATCAAGCTTTTCGCTCCGGGGCTTGATGATCCCATTTTAATGGAACGCGCCATTAAGATGACAAGGATTATCATGCCGGCCCAGTTTTTCTTTTTTTCCGGCGGTCTGTTTATGGCTGTTCAGTTCGCCAAGGAGAAATTTCTCATACCAGCGCTGTCTCCCCTTTTATATAATCTGGGAATTATCTGCGGAGGGGTATTGCTGGGGACCCGAATAGGCATGGAAGGTTTTTCCTGGGGAGTTCTGGCTGGAGCCTTTATCGGAAACTTTCTAGTCCAGTTGTGGGGTGCAAAGAAGGTCGGGATGCGGTTTACGATGGCTTTCGATTTCAGGCACCCGGAGCTGTTGACCTATCTTCGGGTGACTCTACCTTTGATGATCGGCCTGACCATGACCTTTTCAACGGAATTTTTATTTAGGTTTTTCGGTTCGTATCTGCCGCGTGGCAACATTGCCAGCCTTAATTACGGCCTGAGGACGATGTTTATGCTCGTGGGTTTCTTCGGCCAGGCGGTTGGGGTGGCTTCATTTCCGTTTATGGCGCGTCTGGCGGCGGAAAATAAGATACCGGAAATGAACCGGCTGATGAATGATACCTTGCGATATCTGTCTCTAGTGGTTCCGTTTTCCGTTCTGATTATGGTGCTCAGACAGGAAACGGTGGTAATCCTGTTTCAGCGCGGCCGGTTTGACGCCACCGCAACGGCCTTAACGTCCCAAGTACTGGTTTTTCTGATGATCGGGGCCTTCGCCTTTGCCGCTCAGACCATTGTGGTTCGGGGATATTATGCCATCCAGAACACTTTCTTCCCCGCATTGTACGGAACCGTGGCGGTTCTGCTGAGCATTCCCGTTTTCATAGCCGGAATGCTGAAAATGGGCACCGGAGGGGTGGCGCTGGCGATTTCACTTTCAGCTATTTTTCAAGTCGTCCTGTTATACGTTCTTTGGAACAAAAAGAGTGAAAACAAGGATAGTCACAGGGTTTATCGGTTTTATCTGGGGATGATCCTGTTGAGCATGCCATTGGGCCTCTTGCTGGAATGGTTCAAGGTAACCATCCTCTCGGGCTTC from Candidatus Desulfatibia profunda encodes:
- the murJ gene encoding murein biosynthesis integral membrane protein MurJ → MYKKVGLASVIMMASVFLSRLTGLVREQVIAYIGGIGGGVDAYQVAFIIPEILNHIVASGFLSVTFIPIFSNYLVRNQEEEGWRVFSLIFTGFGSLMLVLITIACVFAGEFIKLFAPGLDDPILMERAIKMTRIIMPAQFFFFSGGLFMAVQFAKEKFLIPALSPLLYNLGIICGGVLLGTRIGMEGFSWGVLAGAFIGNFLVQLWGAKKVGMRFTMAFDFRHPELLTYLRVTLPLMIGLTMTFSTEFLFRFFGSYLPRGNIASLNYGLRTMFMLVGFFGQAVGVASFPFMARLAAENKIPEMNRLMNDTLRYLSLVVPFSVLIMVLRQETVVILFQRGRFDATATALTSQVLVFLMIGAFAFAAQTIVVRGYYAIQNTFFPALYGTVAVLLSIPVFIAGMLKMGTGGVALAISLSAIFQVVLLYVLWNKKSENKDSHRVYRFYLGMILLSMPLGLLLEWFKVTILSGFDSATFGGSLAVSILTALVFVVVLISAGYVLDIQEIRKIWNRILEKIKKYSGYGV